From a region of the Paenibacillus sp. FSL R10-2734 genome:
- a CDS encoding YeiH family protein, producing the protein MGESQRLYQSNSKKQVGFALGIGLTLIIALVAKYLAGFPFLSIMGQLVIAILIGIIWRATVGVPCTLTQGTDFSSKKLLRLGIILLGMRLNLMDIVAAGPRVFLMAVIVIVFTISVVYGLARLFKVDKRLSILTACGTAICGAAAVVAIAPQIKAKDDETAIGAAIVAILGTIFTLLYTFLYPFLGLSDLGYGVFSGATLHEIAHVIAAADAGGNAAVDMAVIVKLTRVALLVPVAILIGIWTNRAERKAQGGQSKTSWKSIPIPWFILGFLLVSGVNSLGIVSASVANGIVTMAYMLIAMAMAGLGLNVDLAAFRRLGMKSFAAGLIGSVLLSLLGFMLVHLLALA; encoded by the coding sequence ATGGGGGAATCACAGCGATTGTACCAATCGAACAGTAAGAAACAAGTTGGTTTTGCACTTGGTATTGGATTAACCTTAATCATTGCATTAGTTGCAAAATATTTAGCAGGCTTTCCATTTCTCTCTATTATGGGCCAATTGGTCATTGCCATCTTAATCGGAATTATTTGGCGGGCAACCGTCGGGGTGCCGTGCACACTCACTCAAGGGACTGATTTTTCCAGCAAAAAGCTGCTTCGTCTGGGGATTATCCTACTTGGTATGCGGCTTAATCTAATGGATATCGTTGCTGCAGGTCCGCGGGTATTTCTAATGGCTGTTATCGTGATCGTATTTACGATCTCTGTTGTATACGGACTTGCTCGACTGTTCAAAGTTGATAAGAGACTCAGCATCTTAACCGCCTGCGGAACAGCGATTTGCGGTGCGGCGGCAGTGGTGGCGATTGCTCCACAAATCAAAGCCAAAGATGACGAAACGGCCATTGGTGCTGCAATAGTAGCTATTTTAGGTACAATATTCACGCTGCTTTACACTTTTCTGTATCCTTTTCTGGGCTTATCGGATCTTGGTTACGGGGTATTCTCGGGAGCGACTTTACACGAAATTGCTCACGTCATCGCGGCTGCTGATGCAGGAGGGAATGCAGCGGTGGATATGGCGGTAATCGTTAAATTGACTCGGGTTGCCTTGCTCGTTCCTGTCGCTATCTTAATTGGGATTTGGACGAATCGCGCAGAAAGAAAAGCGCAGGGCGGACAGTCCAAAACATCGTGGAAAAGCATTCCGATCCCTTGGTTTATATTAGGATTTCTACTTGTCAGTGGTGTGAATTCCTTAGGGATCGTATCCGCATCAGTGGCAAATGGAATTGTTACGATGGCTTATATGTTAATCGCTATGGCTATGGCTGGTCTTGGCTTAAACGTAGATTTGGCGGCATTTAGACGGCTCGGGATGAAGTCTTTTGCAGCGGGGCTGATAGGTTCGGTCTTATTATCATTACTTGGATTTATGTTAGTTCACTTGTTAGCATTGGCATGA
- a CDS encoding ATP-dependent DNA helicase, giving the protein MEQVGEWVGDVFYEILPEAGFEVRDEQIYMAFQVERAFAEKKTIFAEAGVGTGKTLVYLLYSICYARYRGKPAIIACADESLIEQLVKPEGDIAKLAKHLNMNIDARLAKSPDKYMCLKKLDHARNNDDGSLPLESLYGTLPDFVHSHAPMQQFHAYGDRRDYPDLNDEQWNKINWDTFQDCFTCDMRHRCGQTLSREHYRKSSDLIICSHDYYMEHIWTYEARKREGQIPLLPEHCAVVFDEGHLLESAAMKALGYKMKHVVFEELISRLLQNEIRESLAVLIDEAIMQSEQMFKYIRRQCRSIPGSDRKSIELNAPLIREVHRMRSVIAAIEEELVFESGLYTIDEYQLRIVEERLETIEIALRLFEDSGALICWATEDSDGLTLSVMPRNVKEVLQDSLFTQKIPIVFSSATLSVDKSFQYLKDSLGIHDFLSFSVDSPYDYEHQMNVYVPELRRGDFAEKMEISMKLIQQTEGRALLLFRTREELLQFKQLNSLRAESSSYSFLYEGDQEISYLISAFQRDEHSVLCAVTLWEGLDIPGPSLSNVIIWSLPYPPLDPVFMAKRAETSTPFEDVDLPYMLLRLKQGMGRLIRTGTDEGIVTVLAEAEGEHPVHEYITSVLPKGTKLQKLEV; this is encoded by the coding sequence ATGGAGCAAGTGGGGGAATGGGTCGGAGATGTATTCTATGAAATTCTTCCTGAAGCAGGATTTGAAGTTCGTGATGAACAGATCTACATGGCTTTTCAGGTGGAGCGAGCTTTTGCTGAAAAAAAGACGATTTTTGCTGAGGCAGGGGTCGGAACGGGTAAGACTTTAGTGTATTTGTTGTATAGCATTTGTTATGCGCGTTATAGGGGCAAACCTGCGATAATTGCTTGTGCGGACGAGTCGTTGATCGAGCAGCTTGTAAAGCCAGAGGGTGATATTGCCAAGCTTGCGAAGCATCTGAATATGAATATTGATGCCAGACTAGCGAAATCGCCTGATAAATATATGTGTCTGAAGAAGCTGGATCATGCTCGCAACAATGATGATGGGAGCTTGCCGCTTGAGAGTTTATATGGTACTTTGCCTGATTTTGTACACTCACATGCTCCGATGCAGCAGTTCCATGCCTATGGAGACCGTAGGGATTATCCAGATTTGAATGACGAACAATGGAATAAGATTAACTGGGATACGTTTCAGGATTGTTTTACTTGCGATATGCGTCATCGCTGTGGGCAGACGTTGTCTCGTGAGCATTATCGGAAGTCTAGTGACCTGATCATTTGTTCTCATGATTATTATATGGAGCATATTTGGACTTATGAAGCGCGTAAGCGTGAGGGTCAAATTCCTCTGCTTCCTGAGCATTGTGCAGTTGTTTTTGACGAAGGACATTTGCTAGAATCTGCTGCCATGAAGGCGCTCGGATATAAAATGAAGCATGTCGTCTTTGAAGAACTGATCTCTCGCCTTCTACAGAATGAGATTCGAGAGTCGCTCGCTGTACTTATCGATGAAGCGATTATGCAAAGTGAGCAGATGTTTAAATACATTCGTCGTCAATGCCGTAGTATCCCTGGATCCGATCGAAAAAGCATTGAGCTGAATGCACCGCTAATCCGAGAGGTACACCGTATGCGTAGTGTAATCGCCGCTATTGAGGAAGAGCTAGTATTCGAAAGTGGACTCTATACGATTGACGAATATCAATTGCGAATTGTGGAAGAACGGTTGGAGACTATAGAGATCGCTCTGCGATTGTTTGAGGATTCTGGTGCACTGATCTGCTGGGCGACGGAAGATAGTGATGGTCTAACGCTGTCCGTTATGCCGCGAAATGTTAAAGAAGTGCTCCAAGACAGCTTGTTCACGCAAAAAATACCAATCGTATTCTCTTCGGCTACATTGTCCGTGGATAAATCATTCCAGTACTTGAAGGATAGTCTTGGGATACACGACTTTCTGTCTTTCTCTGTAGACTCACCTTATGATTACGAGCACCAGATGAACGTCTATGTGCCAGAGCTTCGGAGGGGTGATTTTGCTGAAAAAATGGAGATCTCCATGAAGCTGATCCAGCAGACGGAAGGAAGAGCCCTGCTGCTGTTCCGTACTCGTGAGGAGCTCCTGCAGTTCAAGCAGCTCAACTCGCTGAGAGCAGAATCCAGCAGCTATTCTTTCCTCTATGAAGGAGACCAAGAGATCAGCTATTTGATCTCGGCTTTCCAACGGGATGAGCATAGTGTGCTTTGTGCGGTGACGCTATGGGAAGGACTAGATATACCAGGACCCTCACTATCTAATGTGATCATTTGGTCGCTGCCTTATCCTCCGCTTGACCCAGTATTTATGGCGAAACGGGCGGAAACATCCACTCCTTTTGAAGATGTGGATTTGCCTTACATGCTGCTAAGACTTAAACAAGGGATGGGGCGCCTGATCAGAACCGGTACGGACGAAGGAATTGTGACCGTACTTGCGGAAGCAGAAGGAGAACATCCAGTTCATGAATATATAACTTCTGTACTACCGAAGGGTACTAAGCTACAGAAACTTGAAGTTTAA
- a CDS encoding DUF1643 domain-containing protein — MWFEQLASSKQLSFQIGTFAGITGKAVFDINGTRRYFLEKRWAQGGDILTAVMMNPSNAAHNQTDETVEQLIDVAKVQCCNALYVVNISSFIDGSSSNLNNAKFTYEDINWAFVSGAISEANIVFLGWGMKGQLGMLKQQKSNSNVVNAFKERRIFCYEVLKSNDKRYAKRPVYYVPHPRPLYDKKKYSYVPIREINEHEVKQIFIR; from the coding sequence TTGTGGTTTGAGCAGCTAGCTAGTAGTAAACAATTATCCTTTCAAATTGGTACATTTGCCGGTATTACAGGGAAGGCAGTATTCGATATAAATGGCACACGACGTTATTTTTTAGAAAAGAGATGGGCACAAGGAGGAGATATTCTTACCGCCGTTATGATGAATCCTAGTAATGCAGCACATAATCAAACGGATGAGACAGTAGAGCAGTTAATCGATGTTGCAAAGGTTCAATGTTGTAATGCCTTATACGTTGTGAATATTTCTAGTTTTATTGATGGTTCAAGTAGCAATTTAAATAACGCGAAATTTACTTATGAAGATATTAATTGGGCTTTTGTTTCTGGAGCCATTTCAGAGGCAAATATCGTTTTTCTCGGATGGGGAATGAAGGGACAATTAGGTATGCTTAAACAGCAAAAAAGCAATTCCAATGTAGTAAATGCATTTAAAGAAAGAAGAATATTTTGCTATGAAGTGTTGAAATCAAATGATAAAAGGTATGCAAAGCGTCCGGTATATTATGTTCCTCACCCACGACCACTGTATGATAAAAAAAAATATAGTTATGTACCTATACGGGAAATAAATGAGCATGAAGTCAAGCAGATATTTATTAGATGA